caaatgacaagagaGTCATGCCAAGTTGTAGATGCAGGATTTGGATGTCAATTCAGATAGCGTACAGAGTTTGGGAGAAATGAAGGCCTTTCTTGAATGATTCTCGGCTAGAAACGAGAGAAAATGAGGCTGACCGGTATATGACCATTATGTCTTCCGTTTGGCAAATGGTACCGTAAGCatcactgaaaagaaactgaaagattATAAAGTGGGAAAAGTATTTGTAACATGTGACAGAAAAACAGCCTGACTAGCCTTAGTATatgaagaaatcttaaaaataaataacagatacAGGTCCTAATAGAAAAATGGCCAAAGTTGGGATGATCACAAAAGAAGATACATACATGGCCAATAAATGGAAAGCAGGACAAAGATCAGAAAGGCAAGGATCAAGAAAGAAGttctggggatgcctggatggctcagttggttaagatctgactttggctcaggtcgtggtctcacagttcatgggttcgagccctgcatcgggctctgtgctgacagctcaaagcctaaagcctgcttcggtttctgtctctgtctgtctgtctgtctctctctctgcccctcccccactctctctgtctctcaaaaatgaataaatgttaaaaaaaaaaatacccctggggcacatgggtggcttacttggttaagtgtccaactttggctcaggtcatgatctcatggtttgtgggtttgagccccatgtcaggctctgtgctgacagctcagagcctcgagctgcttcagattctgtgtctccctgtctctatgtccctcccccactcatgctgtctctatctctcataaataaataaacctaaaagaaaaaattttttaaaacacccaaaaagaaaaaagaacttctgccaaaaaatcaaaatcaaatctGATAGAGCTTTCAGATCAACTACCAGCTTGCAGGAGACACAGAGGCCAGAGGAGCAGGGAAAACACGAGAGAGACAATTAGCAAAATCTTGACACAAACTCTACAAACCAACCAGTTTCCTGAAAATATCATCTGAGGGGGAACAAAGGGAGGGAGACCCTCGATCAGAAGACACAGAACTCATCAACCAGTCGGATATGCAGACCTTATTCGGATCCTAAtttagacaattaaaaaaaaagacaaaataaaaacaatcatttaagaaaattgataaagTGCGCAGAAATTTAACCAGAGGCTAGAGCTTTCCTAATTTGTTTGAGGAGTAATAATTACCATGTGGACGTGCTTTTTTCATCCCTGGGGGGGCCGTGTGGAAATCATCACAGGTGGATGGACACGTGGGACCTGCTTCcggccggggggagggggaggggcgggcgggcAGAGCGGGCCATGCACTGGCCCCTGCTGGGGATGGAGGGCCAGGGGGTCCCTGACACTGCTTCTTCTGCCGACTTCTGGGCCTGTGCATAATGTTCCAAGTTCAAAACCAAAGCAGAGTAGGGTCTGCCTGGTATTGGTCAAAGAGAAGGGAAGTCGGCTCTTGGGACTAACTTTCTAGAGGGCAGAAAAGCAGAATGTACCCTCTGACCCACGTCAACTTGTAGAATGTTCTCTTATGACTATAAACGTGTGAGAATAGTTATCCAACAATTTGTGTAACAGCAGGTGGGTAAGTAGACgagtaaatggatgaatgaagaaaagaactTACACACGCAGTCCTGAGGGACTGGGCAGAGGCGCTGCGGCCTCTCCCCCCGATGGGACACCACACAGCCGGTTAAGGAGACGACCCGGGATGCGTTTCCTGGCAGGGAAGGTGGACGTGGTGTTTACATCAGAACTGTGCGTCTGCGGGCGCCTATGTTTATGCAGAAGATTTTACAAGGATGCTCACGGACATGCTAACATCAGTAGTGGGATGGGAAGAATCGGATTCCGGAGGacttttgtatttgtatttcattctatCTACAGCTTGAGTTTTCTTCTGTAATAAGTATGGATTTGATGCacaattttaaatgctttagaaCGAAATTTATAAAAAGCCGTATTTTAAAAGAACGAAAGACATTCCAAGTGACGTTACTATCTCTTTCCGGATCATTTACCTTGCTTTTGaattttctgagttttataatttgttgGTTTAGAAGCCACTATAAACTTATTTTGTGACATGACGAGGTTTGTGTTGATATTTTTGTCCCCACACAAAATACAGTAACAGGAACACGCTGAAACTGTATCCAACGGGAACATACACCAAGGCCCAGCCTGCTTCCTCGGCGTGCAGgcatccttccctccccctctgacAAGGAAACAAAGACAAGCAGTCTAAAGGGATAACCACATTTCATGCTCATCACCGTGTGTCCAAACCCGGTTTAGTGGGATCTGTGCGGGTTCTGCCTGTTAGCTAATGTGCTTTAGTGCCTGCGGTGCTGACCCTTGGGAGGTTGGGGGGAGActggtggggggggtggtgacAGGGAGGAAGGCGGCCAGGGGGGTGCTGACCctcgggggtggggctgggtgggtATGACCGGGAGGGGGGCGGCCTGTGGTGTGTGCGGCTGGGGGGGNNNNNNNNNNNNNNNNNNNNNNNNNNNNNNNNNNNNNNNNNNNNNNNNNNNNNNNNNNNNNNNNNNNNNNNNNNNNNNNNNNNNNNNNNNNNNNNNNNNNAGGAGCAGCCGGTGGGGGTGCTGACCGGCAGGGGTGGCCACGGGGGTGGCGGCAGTGGGGCGCAGCTGCTCTTCCAGGGAACCCCAGCAGCCCGAGCAGCCATGCCCTGGGCCCATCTAGACGAACATCCTGGCTTGGACCTCATTTTACAAAGATCAGAAAGACCTCCGGACACTTACCTGCAGCCTCTCAACACAACCTGTCCCGACAGAACGGGCACACCTGTGTCTGGGCTGTCAAGACACCAGCCTGAGCGTTCCGAGTGGAGTGCCCCGTGACCGTGGCAAGGACGCGCTCCTGCAGGGACGGGCAGCAGCCCCCATGCAGCACACGGTTAGCCGGGAAGGGAAGCCCAGGCCAGCCAGTGGCCACCGGGGTGAGCCGTCTCTGGGTTCGCGTCTCGACCCCCACCTTCCTGCACGAGGTGCCAGCAGCGAGGAGCCAAGCCTCACCTGGATGCTTCACAGCTGCAGGGCCCCAAACGAGGCGGgccgggcagggcaggggccatCAGAGCGGAGGATGAGGCCAGAGCCCAGGTTGGGGAGGCCGGGCTAGGGTGGGCCCTGGGATGGGGCCGAAGATGGTTCTGGAAGCCTGGCACTCCCCAGCGCTCCAGTCTGTGACAGGAGTGGGGAGGACTCACGGCAGCCACGCCTCCCGGTGTGGTCTGCAGCGACTGTGATGAAGCCGCCGGGCGGGCACTCCCCGGCCTCGGTCCTCCTCACCGCCGCCCTGGCTCTCGTGCCCTGTGGCTCTGCCGGAGGACAGGGCCGCGCTGGGGCCCGAGGGGCTGTGCAGTGTGGCACCGGGCAGGACGCCTGTGCTGCCTGCTCCCGCCACCCGCTCATGGACAGACGGGCGGACGAGGGTCCAGGTCGCCGCTGGCGCCATAGGGGATGGGGGCCTGCGCCCGGGGTGTCCCCTCTGCACAGGGCTGCTCTGCACCCAGCAGGGCGCTCCGGGCCTGGTCTCCACGGAAACAGCTTTCGATCCACATCAACAGTGGGGTGACGTGCGGGTTACCTCGACTACCGGAATAACGAGTCACCACGTGGCCATCTCCTGTCCCCGTGAGTCCGGGGGAAGGTCGAGCTCAGCCACCAGAAGTGCTGTGAATCTAAGGACCCCAGAACTCCCGCTGCTTCCCTAGGGGCTGAGAGGGGTCCCCGAAGCAGGCGGGGGCAGCACGGTTGGATGTCTTCACCACCCAGCGGGGCCCTGGAGACTCTGGATAACCCCCGTCATGGCTGAGTGACCAGCCGACCCCCGGTCTCCTTCCGTCCTTCTGCCTGGGCCCGTGGACCGGCCCTCAGGATGCCAGCTCGAGGGCGGGTGCCGGCAGAGAACACGCCGGGTGACCTACGAAAACCGGGGGCGCGACGACACTGTCCCCACTCGGGCTGCGGGAGGGCGGATAACCGAGAGCGGCCTGCAGCCCCGCGGTCCCCCCGGGACCCTGTCTCCTAAGTGCGAGGACGTCGGGAAGCCTTCAGACCAGGGACAACGCCGCCAGTCTGCGCACTCAGACGATGCACTGAAAACCCGAGAGAAACGAGAAGTCCCCACTTTAATATAAAAGAGGGCCCTGGGCCACATAACTTTGGGGAGTTCCACGGAACACATTGGATACCAGCATTTAGTAAAACTCAGTTTAAgattataaagcattttaaatataaaaataagtcttttcattaagaaagagcacgagcaggccCGCACACGTCCACAAAACCCCTGGAAGCTGACGGCAGCGCCCGGGCGGGCCTCGGGGAATCTGGCACCAAGTCTTGTTTTGGCTTTGAAATGTCGCGAAGGACTCGTCTGAGAGGAGGCTGTGGCAGGAGCGACAGTCGGAAGGCTCCTGGGAGCGGCCGGGGTCCCCGGCTCGGGCGCGGCGGACACGGACGCGGTGTGAACCGGGGCGCCCACGTCCGCCCAGGACGCGACACTCGCTGGCACGTGGACGGCTCGAGCCCAGACCGGGGCCTCCTGCTTGCGCCTCTTAACAGTTCTCCGTGTGGCTCAGGTGCCCCTACGATGACAGGAAAGGACACTGTGGGGATCCGTTTACCGCGGCCGTCTGTCCGTCCCCCGGCACGAAGCACCGCGTGCGGTGCGAACGTTTTATTTCTGAGGTGAATTCAGAACATAGAGTAAAACATATTTAAGGCATTTCCTACGGTGCTTGCTCCACAGAAcgttttcaaaattgttttcatgttttatttatttttgatacagagagagacagagcatgagagggggaggggcagagagaggaggagacacagaaccggaagcagctccaggctctgagctgtcagcacagagcctgatgcggggctcgaacccacgaacgtgagatctgacctgagccgaagtcggaggcttaaccgactgagccccccaggcgccccgcatagaatgttttcaaataaacatgATCTTTCTTCTCTCCTACCACGCTatgaaggaagacaaagaaactgaaaatataatatatattcataattaatgtttatttatttgagagagagtgtgcgtgtgagagtgagcaggggtggggcagagagcaagggagacagagggtcctaagcaggctctgcactgacagcacagagcccacgtggggctcaaactcataacccgtgagatcatgacctgagccaaagtcaagagttggacgctcaactgactgagccatccaggtggctcataaaatagaatttttaaaaacgatGTTGCCTAAACACTGAAtaggagcccaacacagaggcGCCGCAGTGGTTCCCGTCACGCCACGTGGTCCCCGTCATGCGGAGCAGGCTGGGAACAGCCCGGGgcttctgcccacctcccctcacGCCTCCTCACCTTTGCCCACAGAAGTCACCGGGAAGGATCAGATGGCTAGGGGCAGACAGGCAGCCTGACACGGTGCCACGGTGAAGTGAGAGGTCTTGTCCAGAGTCTAGAAACCTTTGTCCCAGTTGGCCACCATCCCAGCAGAGAGCAGTGTGGATCCGTGGCCCAGTGACAGCGGCCCGCAGGGGAGCCCTGCTCTCCAAGACCACGTCAAGAGGCCAGTGGGCTCCCTGGGCTGGCAGAGGCCAAGGAGGGTGGGTCAGGCCAGGCAGTGGAGGGGACAGAGTGGACTGGCCCGTGATGGTGCCCATGCCCTAGAAGGCGGGTATTGCCCTGAGCCACGGGGACCCAACATGAAAGACCTGGGACTGGCACACGGCAGGGGGGTGGCACCTAGGCTTGTGAGCATATTTCGAGGATGGTCACTCCAGCAGACTGGAGTAAGACGCCCTGGAGATCGCAGGTTCTACCTCAGGAgcggtcagggaaggcttcacacAGGACAGGCATTTTGAGTGGACCAAGGCAGAAGAGAATCTTATAAGGTGAAAGAGGGCTCCTGGCAGTGAGAACAGTAGGAGAGAATGTTCCAGGACCACGGGCCTGTGGGTGgggcagtcggttaagcatccagcttcggctcaggtcatgatcttgtggtccacgagttcaagccctgtgtctggctctctgctgacagctcagagcctggagcctgcttgggattcagtgtctccctctgtctacccctcccccactcacgcccCCCCccaaactaaacattaaaaaatttaaaaataaaaaaataataaaaaggaatgttcCAGAACCAG
The genomic region above belongs to Suricata suricatta isolate VVHF042 chromosome 2, meerkat_22Aug2017_6uvM2_HiC, whole genome shotgun sequence and contains:
- the C2H10orf143 gene encoding uncharacterized protein C10orf143 homolog isoform X3; amino-acid sequence: MGSSNLECSWCSCGNLDGKAGVQEIGSGAGLPPGEGRRPRVLEQRRGAAGRRAVVATRGDATERREEPGPAVPEVRRGRARAPEPHGELLRGASRRPRSGLEPSTCQRVSRPGRTWAPRFTPRPCPPRPSRGPRPLPGAFRLSLLPQPPLRRVLRDISKPKQDLVPDSPRPARALPSASRGFVDVCGPARALS